The sequence AGTACGCTATATAAAAAATAAAGTAAATTTATCTTCTTTCTCAATTATGAATTGTCCATTATGCAGATCACCGGAAGCTCACTTATTCCATAAATTTTATAGTTTTATTTTACTTGAATGTAATAGCTGTAAATTAAAGTTTCAGGCTAATCCATATTTAACGGCTCAACCTGCTAACAATCAAACTGAACCTGAATCTCAAATATTACCCAATCTCAACCTCCCGCATATTAAAAGACGAATCGAAGATATCATCCGTTATGCTTCCTCCGGTTACACTCTGGACATTGGCTGTAATACGGGAGAAGTAGCTGTAAGACTTTCCCACCTCGGTTTTTCATCTTCCGGTATCGACATCAACAAAACAATTATGAACCGCCTGCGCTCGACATACCCCGGTGTAAGATGGTATAGTGGATTAATAGAGGATCTCATTAGTAACATCGGCAAATATGATGTAATTACTTTATACCACGTTTTAGAGCATATAGCAGAACCTGTAGAGTTATTAAAACGAATAGATAAGGCACTAAATCCCAAGGGGATTCTGATCATAGAGGTGCCAAATGTCAGCGGTTTACATGCAAGAATAAAAGGGACTGGCTGGCATTATTACCATAGAGATCATCTTTGCTATTATAGTCCTGAGCATCTTGATTTAATGGCAAATAAACTTGGATACGAAATTTTGGACAAAAAAAGCTTTTATCACTTATCCTACCCTCAAGGCGTTTTTTGGAAAGACACTCTTAAGAATTTTCTCTCTTCTATAGGTTTTAAAGATATTATCTCGATTTTTCTTAGAAAAAAATGACATTTTTTCATCGAATAAAGAATATGATCCGATGGTTTTTCTTCCCCGGACTTGACCTGCATACAAGGAACAGGACATCGTTATGCTATTTTTGGAGTAAAGGTGAAAGAAATGTCCTCGATGCCGGCAGTGGAAATGGTTATTTTTCATGGCTTGCCTATAAATCCGGAGCCACTGTTGTCGCAATGAATTGCGAGGAGAAGCAGATAGAAAAAGCTAATTCCTTTTTTATTGACTACCTTGGTGAAAATTCTGAGAAACTTATTTTTGAACAAAAAAACCTTTATCAACTAAATGATGAAAACAGAGTATTTGATGAAATTATCTGTTATGAAGTACTTGAACATATCAAGAATGATTCCTTCGTCTGCGAACAATTTTACCGTATCTTGCGTCCCGGAGGAACGCTTCACCTTTGCTGCCCCAACAGCTCTCACCCCAGGCATAAATCTGAAACTCTCGACCTTGAAGAAATGGGAGGCCATTATCGACCCGGATATTCAGAAGAGGATTATCATAAATTATTATTGCCAATAGGTTTTCATATCGAAGTTATTGTAGGTTTGGGACCAAGCGCACTTTATTATGCTGATGCTATTCTACGTAAAATAAGGTCACACACAGGTGATGCTTTTGCATTGCCTTTGTTTTCCCTTTTTTACCCTTTTATAAAGTTTGCTAGATTTAATCCAAACCTTCCTTTTTCAATCTATGTAAAAGCTACAAAGCCTGTACACCAATAATCTGTAATGATATTCTATAACCTATGTTCTTAAACAAAATTGACATAAACAACTATGATCATCTAAATTTAGGATGTGGTTTAAAAGCACATGAAAAGTGGTTAAATGTAGATGGTTCATGGCAAGTCATATTAGCAAAGCATACCATTATTAAAAAAATTTTAGTTATTTCCCGTCTGCTTCCCAAAAGCCAGTCCAAAATCCCATGGAAAAAAAATATTTTAAGATGGAATTTAACAAATAAATTGCCCCTATCATCAAACCGCTTTAATGCAGTTTATTCTTCACATACGATTGAACACCTCTTTTATGATGAGTCAATTGCTTTGCTGAGAGAATGTTATCGCATACTTGCAGATGGCGGAGTATTAAGAGTTGTTGTACCCGACTTATTTGAACTGACAAGGAAATATTTATCAGAGAAGGAGAAAGGTAATCTGTCAGCTGCAAATAAATTCATGTCAGATATGGGTTGTCATCCCCAATTTTTTCAAAAAAACATCCTCGCTTACTACCATCGATTGACAGCATTTCACACGCACAAATGGATGTATGACATGGATTCACTATCAGAGCTTTTTATAGATGCTGGTTTCTCGGAAGTTCAGCCAAAAAGAGCGCTCGACAGCCGCATATTAAGAATTTCAGAAGTTGAAGACCCGGAAAGAATCAACAATGGTCAGGGGATTGTTGTTGAGGGAATTAAGAATGCAAATGTTTAACTTCCAAAAGGTCTAAAAAATGAAGAAAGTTCTAATAATTGTCAGTTCATTTAAGCCGGCGATTATTGCGGATATGCATCGCGCCAGAATGTTATCTTTTCATTTACCAAATTTTGGCTGGCAAATAGAAGTTATGACTCCTGACAAGTCTTATCAGCCTCCCGATATTATTGAGGAAAACTCATCATTTTTTTTCCCTTCTGATCTGATAATCCACTCCGTTCCAGAATGGCATAATTTCTTTTTAAAAAGTATTGGCATAGGAAGTATCGGTTGGCGCGCATTCTGGCCTATGTTCAAATTGGGCTCTCAGTTATTAAGAAAGGGTGAATATGATTTGGTCTATATTTCTACAACTAACTTTGTTCTTTTTTGTCTTGGAAGGCTATGGAATATAATGCATGGAATACCTTATGTTCTTGATTTTCATGATCCATGGTTTAAGGAAAATTACCAATATATAACAACCAAAAACGCTCTAAAGTGGAAAACAACTCGTCTTTTATCAAAATATTTGGAGAGATTTTCTATAAAAAAGGCTGCAGCGGTTGTGTCCGTTTCACCACAATACCTGCATACAATTATCAATCGATATAAAAAGTTAAATTTGCCATGGATAATAAATGAAAAATACAAAGTTATACCTTTTGGAGCCATGGAGAAAGAGTGCAATTCCGGCCTTATTTCAAATTCTTCTGTTAAATCAAACAAGTCGGGCTATACAGTAAATGCCGTTTATGTCGGGGCAGGTGGAGCATTCATGGCAAAATCATTTTCTCTGTTTTGCCAAGGTCTAAAAATTCTGCGGGAAAAAGAACCTGAACTGGTAGGCAGGCTAAAGATATCTCTTTTTGGCACATACTTTGGTTGGAAAAAAGGAGATGAAAAAATTCTGCAGGAAATAGCAGACAAATCAGAGTTGTCTCATATTATTCAAGAACAACCATCAAGAGTTAGCTATCAAGAGTCAATCCAATTAGCAGAAGATGCAGATGGTTTACTTGTACTTGGTGTTGATGATCCAGGATATTTTCCATCCAAACTCATTAGCTATGCCCTTTTGGGCAAACCTTTACTCGCTTCTTTTCATTATTCTTCACCAGCGGCTTCAATCTTCACTCAATATCCGGATATGGGTAACCTCATTTGCTTTGATGGCACGATTATTCCGGATAAAAAAATGATAGCAACAATTAAAAACTTTATACTGGAAATGGTTAATAAAAATAGTTTTGACAGAAGAACTCATCTAAAACCTTTTCTGGCCTCTGCTATGGCTGAAAAACATGCCTCACTTTTCAATAGCTGTACGTTACCCCCCCCCCGGAGGCAGGTGTAAAGCAATGTCTATTCTTTTCGGACATCCCTGTGGCAATCCCAATTCTTTCAATGCAGCATTAGCTCATTGGGAAAAGGGGAAGCTCAACGCTCTATGTATTCCCTGGCTTCCAACACCAGCTCAACTAAACTTTTTGGAAAAAGTTCCGGCTTGTGAAAATTTAGCCAGGCAATTGAGGAGACGTTGCCATCCACCACTTTTAGAGGCGCCTCGCATTGAAGGGCGATCAGGAGAGTGGTCCCGTATGTTGCGTAGAGCTATGATGAGAAGTCAATTTAATAATAGAAAAAAATCTGAAGAAGCTAATCAGTGGCTCATGAGAACCATGAAAAATGAATGTCATAAATCAAGCGTTACCTCTGTACATTCCTATGAGGATTGCTCCCTATGGACATTTGAGGAAGCCAGGAAACTGGACAAACCGTGTATTTACGATATGCCCATTGGATATTATCCTGCATGGCAGGATATGCAAAAATCACTCATGTATAAATACAGAGACTGGCTTCCCCGGAATTGCTTTAGAATGAAAGAATATGTGCCGATAACACGAAAAACCCGCGAAATGGAAATGGCTGATATCGTATTGGCACCCGGCAGTTTTGTACTTAAAACGATAGAACAATTTTTAGAAAAAAAAATCTATATAGCGCCTTATGGTGTTGATTCAGTTAGCTGGTTTCCTTCTCATTCAAATAAATCAAAAGGACCACTTAAATTTATATTTGCCGGGCACATTTCTGTTAGAAAGGGTATACCTCTATTATTCCATGCCTGGGAAAATGCTGATATTCCGGATGCAAAACTAATATTAGCAGGGTCCTGGCAATTAGCCGAAAGAAAGAAAATGGAGATCCCTGACAATGTATCTTTTGCAGGCCACTGTTCTCCAGAAAAATTACTCTCCTATTTTCAGCAGTCTGATGTTTTTGTATTTCCCTCATATTTTGAGGGATTTGGAATGGTAATTACAGAGGCTATGGCATCGGGCTTACCCGTTCTGGCAAGTGACGCTACTGTAGCAGCAGATATACTGGACGACTCCTGTGGAATGGTTTTTCAGCGTGGAAACTCTGAACAGTTAATTGAGGGTCTAAGATATTTTTCAAATAACAGGGACCACCTTCCCGCTATGAAAAAGGCTGCTCGTCAAAAGGCAGAAACTCTAAGCTGGACCAAGTACCGTCAAAAAGTAAGTGAAGCTGTTGAAAGTTTTTGTTAAATTTTAATAAAATGTATAAAAAACAGGACATCATTTCTTGAAAAAAAATCTAAAGCTGGCTTTCATCATTACACATCCGA comes from Deltaproteobacteria bacterium and encodes:
- a CDS encoding methyltransferase domain-containing protein, giving the protein MFLNKIDINNYDHLNLGCGLKAHEKWLNVDGSWQVILAKHTIIKKILVISRLLPKSQSKIPWKKNILRWNLTNKLPLSSNRFNAVYSSHTIEHLFYDESIALLRECYRILADGGVLRVVVPDLFELTRKYLSEKEKGNLSAANKFMSDMGCHPQFFQKNILAYYHRLTAFHTHKWMYDMDSLSELFIDAGFSEVQPKRALDSRILRISEVEDPERINNGQGIVVEGIKNANV
- a CDS encoding class I SAM-dependent methyltransferase produces the protein MIRWFFFPGLDLHTRNRTSLCYFWSKGERNVLDAGSGNGYFSWLAYKSGATVVAMNCEEKQIEKANSFFIDYLGENSEKLIFEQKNLYQLNDENRVFDEIICYEVLEHIKNDSFVCEQFYRILRPGGTLHLCCPNSSHPRHKSETLDLEEMGGHYRPGYSEEDYHKLLLPIGFHIEVIVGLGPSALYYADAILRKIRSHTGDAFALPLFSLFYPFIKFARFNPNLPFSIYVKATKPVHQ
- a CDS encoding glycosyltransferase family 4 protein, which encodes MPIGYYPAWQDMQKSLMYKYRDWLPRNCFRMKEYVPITRKTREMEMADIVLAPGSFVLKTIEQFLEKKIYIAPYGVDSVSWFPSHSNKSKGPLKFIFAGHISVRKGIPLLFHAWENADIPDAKLILAGSWQLAERKKMEIPDNVSFAGHCSPEKLLSYFQQSDVFVFPSYFEGFGMVITEAMASGLPVLASDATVAADILDDSCGMVFQRGNSEQLIEGLRYFSNNRDHLPAMKKAARQKAETLSWTKYRQKVSEAVESFC
- a CDS encoding class I SAM-dependent methyltransferase; this encodes MNCPLCRSPEAHLFHKFYSFILLECNSCKLKFQANPYLTAQPANNQTEPESQILPNLNLPHIKRRIEDIIRYASSGYTLDIGCNTGEVAVRLSHLGFSSSGIDINKTIMNRLRSTYPGVRWYSGLIEDLISNIGKYDVITLYHVLEHIAEPVELLKRIDKALNPKGILIIEVPNVSGLHARIKGTGWHYYHRDHLCYYSPEHLDLMANKLGYEILDKKSFYHLSYPQGVFWKDTLKNFLSSIGFKDIISIFLRKK
- a CDS encoding glycosyltransferase, with translation MKKVLIIVSSFKPAIIADMHRARMLSFHLPNFGWQIEVMTPDKSYQPPDIIEENSSFFFPSDLIIHSVPEWHNFFLKSIGIGSIGWRAFWPMFKLGSQLLRKGEYDLVYISTTNFVLFCLGRLWNIMHGIPYVLDFHDPWFKENYQYITTKNALKWKTTRLLSKYLERFSIKKAAAVVSVSPQYLHTIINRYKKLNLPWIINEKYKVIPFGAMEKECNSGLISNSSVKSNKSGYTVNAVYVGAGGAFMAKSFSLFCQGLKILREKEPELVGRLKISLFGTYFGWKKGDEKILQEIADKSELSHIIQEQPSRVSYQESIQLAEDADGLLVLGVDDPGYFPSKLISYALLGKPLLASFHYSSPAASIFTQYPDMGNLICFDGTIIPDKKMIATIKNFILEMVNKNSFDRRTHLKPFLASAMAEKHASLFNSCTLPPPRRQV